CCGCGCGGCGCGTTCACGGTGTTCGGCGAACCCCTTCTTGATGGCGTCCTGATGGGTGCCCGAATACGCGGTGTACACCAGATCGCCCGCGTAAGGGTGGCGGTCGGGAATCGGCAGCCGCGTGCAGTGTTCCACCGTCCGCCGCACCGCGTCGATATCGGAGAAGTCGATCATCGGATCCACGCCCTGCGCATGCAGATTGAGCGCCAGCGTCGCCAGATCCACATTGCCGGTGCGCTCACCGTTGCCGAACACACACCCCTCCACCCGCTGCGCCCCCGCCAGCACCGCCAGTTCCGCGCAGGCCACCCCGGTGCCGCGATCGTTGTGCGGATGCACCGACAGGATGACACTGTCTCGCCGCGCCAGATTGCGGTGCATGTATTCGATCTGGTCGGCGTACACGTTCGGCGTCGCCACCTCGACGGTCGCGGGCAGGTTCAGGATCACCGGGCGTTGCGGCGTGGCATCCCACAGCGTCGTCATGCGGTCGCAGATATCCAGCACGTAGTCCGGTTCGGTCAGCATGAACACCTCCGGCGAGAACTGGAATCGCACATTCGGCATGTCCCCGGCGAACTCCAGCACGTCCCGCCCACCGGCGACGATCAGCTCGGCCAGCTCGTCCCGCGTCTTGCCCAGCACCACCTCGCGCCAGGCCGGCGCCGTAGCGGTGTACATGTGAATGACCACGTCGTTGGGAATGCCCCGCACCGACTCCACGGTCCGCTCGATCAGGTCCCGGCGCGCGGGCGTGAAGACCACGATGGTGACGTCCGCCGGCGCCAGCCCGGCCGACCCGATCAACCGCACGAAGTCGAAGTCGGTCTGCGAGGCACTCGGGTACCCGACCTCGATCTCCTTGTAGCCCATGGCCACCAGCATCTCGAAGAAGCGCCGCTTGCGTTCGGGGTCCATCGGCTCGGCCAGCGCCTGATTGCCGTCGCGCAGATCCACCGGCACCCACAGCGGCGCGCTGGTGATCCGCCGCGACGGCCATTCGCGTTCGGTCAGCGGCACCGAAACCCTGTGGTACACATCGCGATACCGATGCGACGGCATGACCGAAGGCTGCTGACGATTCCAGGCGGGAGAGTTGTTCACGGGAGTTCGCTTTCGCGTCGGAAGAGGTGACCGGCGCAGCACAGCGAGCCCGCTAGCGGGGTGCCGGTCCGGTCAGACCCCGCCGCGGCGGCGAAGGAGAAGCAGGGCACCCGTAAGCATGTCGACTAGACTAGAGGCGATTTACTCCTCAGACAAGTAGAGAGGCCGAAGAAAAGTGGCGCAGGTACAACGGCATCCACTTGCCGCCCAGGCAGCCGAGGTCCTGTTGTCGCGAATTCGCGCGGGGGAGTGGGAGCTCGGCCATCGGCTCCCGGGCGAAACCACCTTGGCCGCCCAGCTCGGCGTCGGCCGCTCCACCTTGCGCGAGGCCATCCGCGAACTGGCCGGCAAGGGCGTCCTCGAAAGCCGCCAGGGCGCTGGCGTTTTCGTCACCGCCCTGGATGTCGCCGAGGACTGGGACACGGTGCTGCGCCGCAGCGACATCGTCACGGTGATCGAGGCCCGCATCGCCATCGAGGCCGAGGGCGCCGCCCTGGCCGCCCACCGCCGCACGCCCGCCGATCTCCGCAATATCCTGCGTGCCCTGGCTGCCCGCGCCGAAAGCGGCGCCTCCGTCGAGAGCCTGGTCGACGCCGACACCGCCTTCCACCGCACCATCGTGGCCGCCGCCCACAACGACATCCTGCTGGAACTGTTCAACGCCTTCGTGCCGCGCTCCCGCCACGCCATGATCGACATGCTGCGCATCCGCCCCATGCGCGGTCCGGCCGCCGACCACGACGCCCACGAGGACCTCTACCACGCCATCCGCGCCCGCGACCCGGAAGCCGCCGCCACCGCCAGCCGCATCCACCTGACCAGCCTGAAGGCCGCGTTCGACAGCTGATCGAAAAATTCTTCCCGCGCCGCGATGAGTTTCCGCGACGGCCCCCGTCCTATGGAGCAAGCGAGTTCGACACCGAACCGACAAGCCCCGGAAGGACATTCGACATGACCGCCATCGCCGCCACCCCGACCGCCACCACCGCCGCCCCCAGCAAGGTCCGCAACCGGGTCCTGTGGACCCTGCAGATCGTGCTCGGCCTCTTCTTCATCATCGCCTCGGGCGGGCCGAAGCTCGTGATGCCGCAGACGCTGATCGACAACGGAGCCGCCGGCGTGTCCATCCCGATCGGCCTGCTGATCTTCATCGGCGTCGCGGAGGTCGCGGGCGGTATCGGCCTCATGGTCCGCCGCCTGACCGGTCCCGCCGCCGCGGGCCTGTCCGTTCTCACCGTGCTCGCCGCCGCCACCCAGGCGTTCCTCGCCGACAAGCCCGCCATGGCGATTTTCCCGCTGGCGCTGGCCGCGATCTTCGCCTGGATCGCCTACGAGCGCCGCGCCTCCTTCTCCACCTTCACCAACCTGGTCAAGTGAGAGCCGATATTCGCTAGACCTCCAGCCCGCCGCCGAGCACACTCGGCGGCGGGCTTCGGGACGTTCGGTGGTCAGCCACCCGAATTCGCTTCCCGGCCCGCCGATCCCCGATCGGCGGGCCGGACTCGTTTCGCTACTACCCCGGGCCTGTGCAACCTCCTCATTCACGTGCGGAAAGATGTAGAGGCGTGAGCGGCGACATCATCGATGAACTGACCTGGCGCGGACTGATCGCGCAGTCCACCGACCTGGACGCCCTGCGCGCGTCCGCGGCCAAGGGACCGATCACCCTCTATGCCGGCTTCGACCCGACCGCGGCCTCCCTGCACGCCGGACACCTGGTTCCGCTGCTGGCGCTCAAGCGTTTCCAGCGGGCGGGACACTGTCCGATCGTGCTCGCGGGCGGCGCGACCGGTCTCATCGGTGACCCGCGCGATGTCGGCGAGCGCACCATGAACTCCACCGATACCGTCGCCGAATGGGCCGGGCGGATTCGCTCCCAGCTGGAGCGCTTCGTCGATCTGGGTGACGCCCCGAACGCGGCGATCATCGCCAACAATATGGACTGGACCGGATCGCTGAGCACGGTCTCGTTCCTGCGCGACATCGGCAAGCATTTCTCGGTCAACGTCATGCTGGCCCGCGACACCGTCAAGCGCCGCCTCGAGTCGGACGGCATGTCCTACACCGAGTTCAGCTACATGCTGTTGCAGGCCAACGACTTCCTGCAGCTGCGCCGCGCATACGGTTGCACGCTGCAGGTCGGCGGTTCGGACCAGTGGGGCAACATCATCGCCGGCGTGGAGCTCAACCGCCGCGTCGACGGCGAGCACGTGCACGCGCTGACCGTCCCCCTGGTGACCTCGGCCGACGGCAAGAAGTTCGGCAAGTCCACCGGCGGCGGCAGCCTCTGGCTGGACCCGGAGATGACCAGCCCCTACGCCTGGTACCAGTACTTCGTGAACACGGCCGACGCCGACGTGGTCCGCTACCTGCGCTGGTTCACCTTCCTCTCGCGCGAGGAACTCGATGAACTCGAGAAGGCCACCGCCGAGCGCCCGCACGCCCGCGAGGCGCAGCGCCGCCTGGCCGCGGAGATGACGACCCTCGTGCACGGTGAGGAGAACACCCGCTCGGTGCAGCTGGCCAGCCAGGCCCTGTTCGGCCGGGGTGAGCTGCGCGAACTGAACGAGTCGACCCTGGCCGCAGCGCTGACCGAGGCCGCCGTCGACGGCAAGGTCGCGGAGGCGACTCCGTCCTCGACCATCGTGGATCTGCTGGTCGAGTCCGGGCTGTGCGACAGCCGCGGCGCCGCCCGGCGCGCGGTCAACGAGGGTGGCGCGTCGGTCAACAACGAGAAGGTGTCCGACCTCGAGTGGACTCCTTCCGATGCCGACTACCTGCACGGCACTTGGCTGGTGCTGCGCCGCGGCAAGAAGAACTTCGCCGGCGTGCGCCGCGCGACCAGCTGATTCGCCAGCCCTGGCCAACTGACCAGTGGCGCAACTGATTCGGCGACAAGATCGAAATGACCTGGGTCACAAAGGTGTGACCCAGGTCGTCCAACCGACCGGTCTCCGTCGCTCTGACCAGTGCAAACACGTTGGCGACCAGCGGATTTGACCTTGCGTTATCCGCCGCGTAACTTATTCCAAGTCAGAGCGACACGGACACCGACCGGGACCGAAACGCCCAGCTCAGAGGCTGGATTCGGAAGCGGAAACGAGGTTGGACGAAGGCGCCGGACATGAACACTCCAACACTAGGTTTGGGCTTGACTCTTTTGGGTAGGTCCGCTAGGCTGGAAAAGTTGCCTCACTGGACATCCGATCAACTCGGAGCGTTTGGTGTGTGCGTGTGTTCTTTGAGAACTCAATAGTGTGTCGATGAATGTCAGTGCCAAATATTTTATTTGGTTCCAATCATTCTCACCCCCGTGAAAGTGGTTGGACAATTATGTCAGCTTAATTTCCGAGCTGGCGTTTAAATCTGCCAAGGTTTTCGGACTCTGGTTAATTCTTCCGATTAGCTCGTAAGAGCAAAGTCGAGAGTCTTCAACGGAGAGTTTGATCCTGGCTCAGGACGAACGCTGGCGGCGTGCTTAACACATGCAAGTCGAGCGGTAAGGCCCTTCGGGGTACACGAGCGGCGAACGGGTGAGTAACACGTGGGTAGCCCTTGGTGAACAGCGGTTGTGGTAAACAGCTGATCTACCAGGGGCTTCGCCAATCACGTCGGCGACACGCCGCACCAATCCTCAACGGCGCCAACACCTCTCAGCCGAGGATGAAAATGGCTCACTGTGACCAATCCAAATATTTGTCCCCGGCAGTTGCCCGATACCGCCGATACTCCCGCTTCTTCGTACGCGTCAAACTCCGCTGCGCGGCGAGCGCCGCCCGCCGCGCGGCCCGCACCCCCCGATTGCGTTCCGCACTGGTGAGATCCACTGGCGGATCGGTGAATACCCCAGACCGTCCGAACCACATAGCCGCCCCCCTCCTCGGCAGAGCTCCACAGGGAGCCGAGGCTGCTCATGGCCCCTCTTCGAAGTGTAACGGGCGCACAGCGATAGAGCCGAGGAGCTGTCGGCCGGAAAAGTTCGGGCCGTAAACCCAAGAGGCGCAACCGATAACCCGAAGCCAACGCTCAGCCACGGCATGCCACCCTCGCGACCAGCAACTTTACCGAAACGTCTATATTCCACATGTTAACTGGGTTATGTTCCAGCTACGCCGGACAAGCGGCGCTGAAAAGCTCGGAGGAACACCGTGGAGTACGTGGGATCAGTCGCCGGAATCCTGCAGATGATCATCGGCACCATCTTGTCCAACACCGGATCAGGCGGCTCCGGCTCCGGCTGGTGACATCGCCCCGCAGCCCCTCACCCTTCCCGCCACCGCAACCGTCAGTCGCCAGGCGCGGTATCGCAAACCATATGCTTGCCATCCTTGCTCAGACCAGTAGCACCGGAGTCTTTGCAAAATGCCCCCGGAGTCACCCAGGTCGAACTGCTCGGCTCGGCGAAAGCGGAAGGCCCGGCCAGTATCAGCGCCGAAACCGTAGTGATCAGAACCCAGACCGCGG
This sequence is a window from Nocardia yunnanensis. Protein-coding genes within it:
- a CDS encoding 2-isopropylmalate synthase, with the protein product MPSHRYRDVYHRVSVPLTEREWPSRRITSAPLWVPVDLRDGNQALAEPMDPERKRRFFEMLVAMGYKEIEVGYPSASQTDFDFVRLIGSAGLAPADVTIVVFTPARRDLIERTVESVRGIPNDVVIHMYTATAPAWREVVLGKTRDELAELIVAGGRDVLEFAGDMPNVRFQFSPEVFMLTEPDYVLDICDRMTTLWDATPQRPVILNLPATVEVATPNVYADQIEYMHRNLARRDSVILSVHPHNDRGTGVACAELAVLAGAQRVEGCVFGNGERTGNVDLATLALNLHAQGVDPMIDFSDIDAVRRTVEHCTRLPIPDRHPYAGDLVYTAYSGTHQDAIKKGFAEHRERAARLGRPEREIPWQVPYLPIDPADVGRNYDAVIRVNSQSGKGGIAYLLQSEYGLDLPRRLQIDFARHVQRHTDATGTEVSARTLWELFSATYAANPTDGSAPQFPSGATIDEVVAAMAEHGRPIEVLSVTTHSVEPAGSTAAYLEYRCDDTVSWTFAEAETASRATAAAARAAAARTAAPQTVSA
- a CDS encoding FadR/GntR family transcriptional regulator, which translates into the protein MAQVQRHPLAAQAAEVLLSRIRAGEWELGHRLPGETTLAAQLGVGRSTLREAIRELAGKGVLESRQGAGVFVTALDVAEDWDTVLRRSDIVTVIEARIAIEAEGAALAAHRRTPADLRNILRALAARAESGASVESLVDADTAFHRTIVAAAHNDILLELFNAFVPRSRHAMIDMLRIRPMRGPAADHDAHEDLYHAIRARDPEAAATASRIHLTSLKAAFDS
- a CDS encoding DoxX family protein produces the protein MTAIAATPTATTAAPSKVRNRVLWTLQIVLGLFFIIASGGPKLVMPQTLIDNGAAGVSIPIGLLIFIGVAEVAGGIGLMVRRLTGPAAAGLSVLTVLAAATQAFLADKPAMAIFPLALAAIFAWIAYERRASFSTFTNLVK
- the tyrS gene encoding tyrosine--tRNA ligase, which codes for MSGDIIDELTWRGLIAQSTDLDALRASAAKGPITLYAGFDPTAASLHAGHLVPLLALKRFQRAGHCPIVLAGGATGLIGDPRDVGERTMNSTDTVAEWAGRIRSQLERFVDLGDAPNAAIIANNMDWTGSLSTVSFLRDIGKHFSVNVMLARDTVKRRLESDGMSYTEFSYMLLQANDFLQLRRAYGCTLQVGGSDQWGNIIAGVELNRRVDGEHVHALTVPLVTSADGKKFGKSTGGGSLWLDPEMTSPYAWYQYFVNTADADVVRYLRWFTFLSREELDELEKATAERPHAREAQRRLAAEMTTLVHGEENTRSVQLASQALFGRGELRELNESTLAAALTEAAVDGKVAEATPSSTIVDLLVESGLCDSRGAARRAVNEGGASVNNEKVSDLEWTPSDADYLHGTWLVLRRGKKNFAGVRRATS